CTAGTGGGACGCTAGTCAGACGCAGGTTTCGACGACCAGGCAGCCGACGACCAAAGTCCGCACGGCTGCGGCCGAACTGTGTCCAAGGGATCTGTCGCCTGACTCGAACCCTTGATCCATGCTCCTTCTCGGCGGGCACCAGAACCCGCCCCGACAGAAGGAGCATCATGAAGAAGCTGCTCAAGACCGCCGCCATCGGCGCCATCGCGATCGCATCGAGTTTCGCCTTGGCACAGCCGGCAATGGCCAACTCGCTGTCGTGGAACGTCAGCGACGGAGTTCGAGGAGCTCAGAGAGTCCGAGCGGCTTGAACAGGATCTGAAGGACCCCGGGGTGAACACCGACATCAGCTTTGTCCCGCGCGGCCAGACGTGCGACCCGGAGCGGGAAAAGCGGATTCACCTCAAAACACGTGAACTCCTCAATCCCAGCAGGAATGGGTTCAACCTCGACCCGCGCCTCCTCGGTCCTGGGCGGACCCTGCTGGTGGACGTCATCCATGATGGGCGGTCCGGGCTGGGCGTTCTCGGGCGGGCTGATCGAGGGCCCGGTCAAGCCGTGCGTGCTGATCCCGCTGCCGCCCGGCAGCTAACGCTTCGGGTCCAGCACCGGTGGCAGGATTCTCTGGCAGGACTGGTCCTGAGGGCTGTACTCCTGCCGTCAAGAGATCATGTCCTGCCGAGTAGCTCCGGAGATTCCCGGCCATTTACTGCCGGAACTTACAACCGAGAGGCCCGCAAGCCCATAACGCGCAGCGCCGGGGCAAGCCGGCGGCAACGGCGGGACGGACCAACCAGCTCATCCGAGGCATAGACGTGTCAGCTCGCGCACAGGCAGAACGGATGCCCTTCCGGGTCGAGGAAGACCCGGAAGGACCTGCCGGGCTGGTGCGCGTGCTTGGACGCGCCGAGCTCGAGCACCTCGCCCGCCCCGGGAAGGCCTATATACCGGCGATATACCAGACGTCGCTAGCTTCATGGCTCAT
This is a stretch of genomic DNA from Nonomuraea helvata. It encodes these proteins:
- a CDS encoding VOC family protein, translating into MLELGASKHAHQPGRSFRVFLDPEGHPFCLCAS